In Methanobrevibacter sp., the DNA window ATATTCGGGTCATCACTGCGCGCCTGCTTAAAGCCATAGAGGCCGACCTCTTCGTATTTATCGATATTTGCCTGATTTTTGACTTCATCTTCATTGACGATGCCTAAAACTTTAGCCATTGACAACTCGCCGCTTCCTCCGTGAGGGCCTTCAGATGAGATTACCTTGTTGTTGAATATGATGACTAAATCGGTTTTATCTTCAATATCCCATAATTCAGTCATTAATGGAATATTTCCTCCATGGGCATTGACGATAACCACTTTTTCTATATTTAAAAATTTTTTAGCATTGTTAAGTGTGTCGATAACGTTTTCCTTTAATGTTTCAAGGGAAACATGCACTCCGTGGTCAATTGTATCTAATTCGTAAGCAGGAAATATTATTCCTAAAAACTTTGCTCCTGTCTGGAGGGAAGATTGAAATGCAATATGGGCTCCGATTTTTGCATCAATATCAATTGGAAGTGCGGGGCCGTGGTTTTCCAAATGGGAACCCAGAGCTATGATGCCTATTTTATGAACTGTCGGATTTTGGATGTTTCCAGCTCTATATCTTAATTCAGCCATATTATCACTTCATAATTCAAAGTTCCATATATCATCGCCGACATAATGTTTGGTTTCAACCGCCTTTCCGGAATCATTTTCAACCATTTCCTCACCGCTGATTAAACTTATTCCAATAGCCAGAGGTTTTCCGTGGGTTTCATCAATAATTAAAACAATGTCTCCTGATTCAACCCCTTCTGAAGCATCTACAATGCCGGGACTCATTATATCGGCGCCATTGCTTACAAATCTGATTGCTCCCATGTCTACTGTTACGGTTTTTGCATCAATTTCATTGGCCAGCGCCGCCTTAAGTGTTGGAAATGGTTTTTCATTAATTAATATGATGTATGGTTCACCATCTACTAAAATAAATGAATGGGGTTCTGCTTCAAGTATTTCCACATTTTTCTTTCCCTGAAGTAAGTTGCCGTATTCTCCCAGTTCATCTCGTATTTCTTTTATTTTCTTTTTTTTCAAGAAATTTCTTTTTTTAATCTTTACGACCATATTAATCCCAGTTAGTGTTTTGTTAAATAATGTTTATTATTTAAAATAAATAAACTTATTTATTTAATCTGATTTTTATTATGGAATATTTATTATTTCTTGAAAAAACATATTTGCAGTCTATATCCTCTCCAAAATCAGCCATAAGTAATGGAGGATCTTTTATGATATATTTCATTATTGTGCTTGCGTTTTTATCCCTTAGCATTCTGATTGAAAAATCGATAATCTCAAGTTCCTTTTCACTGAATCTGTTTTGGGGAATTACTGTGAGGTAATATCTGTGGAGGGTTCTGTGATAATAGGCCTCTTTTCTTAAAAACAGCTGTTTTTTTAATATTAGCTCTTCTGTTATTTCTTTAAAATGTTTTGGTTTTATTCCCTTTTTGGACTTGATGTATGTTTCTCTGGTGAGCAGTTCTCCGTAAAGTTCATAATGGTTAAAGTCAACTGAATATAATATGCTGCAAAGAACGGTTTTTCCCAGATTTGATTTTGTGTAGCATTCAGACAGTATATACATTATTAAGTCAATATATTTTTCACGGTTAAGTGTCATGATTTTTGCCTGTGATGGTTGGATAATGTTATTTTTAGCGTTATTTATTTTTAAGCAATGTCTAAGAGCATTTGAAAATTAATTTAAATAATTTTTTTGCTAATAATCGGTATTGCTGTTATTTTTCTATTCTCTTTACCTAAAATAAAGTAACATTTATATAGTAGGTTAATTATAATTAATAGTATTAGTTTTAATTAGGTTTTGTCTTATCTTAACTTGATTATATTATGTCTAATAATGAGTATATTACTCAATTCATATTAAAAACTAAAAATTGTAATAATATAAGGTGATATAATGAGCGGACAAAATGTTCAAAGACCACTTGACGCATTAGGAAAATCTGTGGATACTCCTGTTTTAATCAAACTTAAAGGAGATCGTGAATTTAGAGGTATACTTAAGAGCTTTGATTTGCACATGAATTTAGTTCTTAATGATGCAGAAGAGTTACAAGACGGAGAGGTTACTAGAAGACTCGGTGTTGTGCTCATTAGAGGAGATAATATTGTTTATATCTCACCGTAAATATTATTCGATACTTTGAGATTATATTTTTCACGAAAAAATTAAGGAGGTGTATCAATGTCAAAAGGAACTCCATCAATGGGTAAAAAGAATAAAAAAACCCATATCAGATGTAGGAGATGTGGTAGAAACACTTACCACGTACGTAAAAAAGTCTGTGCTTCTTGCGGATTTGGTAAATCTAAAAAAATCAGGAGATACAGTTGGCAAAATAAAAAACCAACTACCAGACAAAGATTAGTATAAATGTTATATTAATTACTTAAATTATTTGAGATAATAAACGCATATTATCTCATAAATCAAACTATTTTTAATCTAATTGCTTTTCACTTAAATTAGGATTTTGCAGATATATTTATCTAATTAAATGAACAATAAATATCTTTAGTTATTCACATGTTCATCTGAATAACGTTCGAGTTTTTTTTAGCTTTATGGAAGTGAAAAAATGTTTGATTTGTCAAAGGACAGGATGGAATCAATAGAAACAATTAAGAAAATTACTGATTATGACGATTATAATGTCTATTCCATTGAAATAAAATATGACTATAATATTGATAATGTAACTCCTGTTATCGAAGGAAACCCCGACAGTCAGCAACTGATGGAACTTGCATTTGCAGATGCTCTTCCAGGAGTAGATGTCGAATTTGAAGCGCCCGATTACGGATGTTCAGCCTTTACAATGCCTAATGATGAAAAATTTTTATTTGGAAGAAACTACGATTTCGCATTTGATTCATCAGCAATGCTGGTGAGGTGCACACCCAAGAAAGGATATAAATCAATAGGATTTGCTGCATTAAGTCATATTTATGATAATGATCCTGAAATAAGCATGAAAACAAAGGCTTCATGCTTGATTGCACCATATATCTGCTTAGACGGAATCAATGAAAAGGGACTTGGAATAGCGGTACTGACAGAAACAAGCGAACCAACCGTTCAAAAAACGGGAAAACCTGTTCTGTTAACAACAGTCCTAATCAGATTAATTTTGGATAATGCATCAACAACAGAAGATGCAGTTGAATTAATCAGACAGTATGATGTTTTTGCTTCAAGCGGAAGGGATTATCATTTCTACATAACAGATAAAACCGGTGATGGCATGGTAGTGGAATTTGACCCGGAAAAAGAAGAAAGGCCAATGGTCGTAACTAAATTTAAGGCGGCAACAAATTTCTATGGAATGCATATTGATAAAGTAAAACCGAACAGAATAAATGGGATATATGGAAAAGGAAAAGAAAGATATGACTCCATAATGGATATAATAGATAATGGCGGAAATGGAATGGCTGACACCTGGAAAGCATTAAAAGCATCAGCACAAGATCCAAATCCTGAGGATATTACAAGCAATACCCAATGGTCCATTGCATATGATTTGGACAAACTGGAATGTGAAATGACACTGAGAAGACACTGGGATGATATATTAAAGTTTAAATTAGATGAATAACCGCTTTATATTTCAGTTTATATTGATATTTGCAATATTCCACTTCTGTTCTAGCAGATATTGTTGCCATATCCTGAACATGGAGTATCTGAAATATTAAAGATGGTTATTGACGGATTTAACCATTTCATGATTAATCCATCTGCAAATCAAAAAATCAGATAAACAAGTCTGTTACCTGACCCAGAAGTGATTCAAAGTTTACGCCACGGTCCTGAAAGTCAGGCTGTTTTGATGAAACCAACATTGCATCGTGGGTAATGTTTCCTGCAAATTCAACTGCTTCTGCAAGGTTTTTACCTACCATAACTGCCGCTAAAAGCGCACTTGCATACAAGTCTCCGGTACCGTGCAGCATATATGGCAAAAATTCGTTTGACGCTTCAACAATGCCCATGTCTTTTCCACCAACGAAATTGCGGATAATGCCGTCTTCACGTTGGATACCTTTCAGCACAACATATTTTGCTCCACGGTCTAAAAGGGCATTTACAATGCGATGCGCTTCTGCATCATCAATATTTGCACCGCCCCATTTCTCACCAATCGGTTCGCCTAAAATAATGGCTGCTTCTGTAAGGTTGGGAGTAAGTATGTCCGCTTCACATGCAAGGTCTGCCATGGCCTGACATAATTCATCATTGTAAGTCGGGTATACTTCTCCGTGGTCTGCCATAACCGGATCTACGATTTTAAGAGCATGGGGATATGTTTTATAAACGCTTTTGATTACATCAACCTGTTCTTTGGAACCTAAAAATCCTGAATAAATCGCATCTGCATCAACACCGATTTCTTTCCAGGTATTTAAGTAATCGTTAAGTATTTCTGTGGTGTCGTGCATGTACCAGTTAGGGTATGCAGTATGATTGGAAAATAAGCCTGTCGGAACCGGGCAAACATCACAGCCTGCAGCTGAAAGTACTGGAATGGCAATACCAAGTGAACATTTGCCGTATCCACACAAATCGTGAATAGCTACTACACGAGGAATATAGTCATCTTTTCTATTATATAAAATTATTTCATCTTTTTTAATATTTTTGTTTTCCTTATTCATTTTTTACCTCTAGTAAACTATTATCTAGTGTTAATATTCATATTAATGTAATTTATAATTTTTGTCCGATGGTTATCTAAAAACATTGGTCTGATTTATTTCAGATAACTTTAATAAGTAGGGTTATAAATAAATTTTTAAGAAGCATTATGGCAGTTTTAAATGATATGGCCTGATGAAATGACCTGTGTGGGAGATGATAATATGGTTTATCCGCAATTTTCAAATTATATTACAATAACAAGCAAAAAAACTAATGAATCTCTAAAACTGAATCAGAAAAGAGTAAAAATCAGAGAAAATGAAAACGGATTAATGGCTATAAGCTATATCGGACAGGTATTTGAAATGATGGATTTGGAGAATTTCTTTGCAGATATGCTTTCTTTTGAAAAATTAATTATGGATATTGGAAAAACAGGGGAGTTTACAGTCAGTTTTAGAGGAATAATCGATGGTAACGGGAAGAATTTCCCTCAAAATTTAGACCATAAAATTATTCTATTGCAGGAACCGACTTGTCTGGATTCAAGAATCAACGTTCAGGAAACCGGATTTTCAAAATTTAAGAAACGGGAATAAACATCTATTTAAAGTTCATCTTCAACAGCTTCCCATAAATCAACAGCCCAACCCTGAGCACCATCAATTACCATATCAAGGAGCCTTACTTTGCCGTCTCTAAAGCGGAATAGCCTGTAGTCCTGCTGAGGTTTTTTAGCGCTGCCTTCCTTGTTGCAATCAAGATATAGTCCTTCACCATATTCTTCTTCAAAGTCTCCTGCTTTAACAAACTCTCCAACAAGTGAAAATCCATTTTTAACGCTTTTATCCAGCTGTTCAACGGTTTTCAACCATCCTCCCTGAGACCTAAATTTTATCTCAGGGTCAATTTTTGTTATTTCTTCTTGCCAATTTAAAATCATAGCTATCAAATCCTTGTTTTTATTTTATATTGGAATTTATAAATAAATAAGAAAAGTGCAAGAGAGCATTTGAAAATAAATGTTGTAGGTTAGTTATATATAAGTAAAAATTCATAACTAATTATTGTATTAATTAATTTGGGCTGGTTTATGAATTTATATGAAAAATTTGGTATAAAAACTGATAATGAACATTTATATGATATTGCATTTACTCATGGTTCCTACTCCACCAATCATAATCTGGATTATAATTATGAACGTTTGGAGTTCCTGGGAGATTCTGTTTTAGGTGTAATAGTTTCGGAATATTTGTATAAGTTGTATCCTCACTATGAGGAAGGTAAATTAACAAAACTGCGGGCAAACTATGTCTGTCAAGTTGCATTAATCCATTATTCTCATGAATTGGGGCTGGATGAATATCTTAAAATAGCCAGTGTTGAATCGAATTTAACAAAAAATGAGATATTGTCCATAACTGCAGATATCTTCGAATCATTTTTAGGAGCAATATTCCTTGATCAGGGATGGGATTTTGCAAAGCAGTTTGTGGCAAATTCCATTTTTAAATATATTGACGAGCATAAGATATTCTTCGCAGATTATAAATCTGCAATGAAAGAATACGGAGATGTTAAAGAGTTGGATATTTCCTATAAAATTTTAGAGGAATACGGAGTGCCTCACGACAAAACATTCATCATAGCAATCATGATTGATGATGTGGAAATGGGTGTTGGAAAAGGTAAAAATAAAAAAGAAGCAGAACAAGCAGCTGCAAAAATAGCTATTGAAAAATTAAATATTAAGGTGTTTTAAATGAATAAGGAATCTGTCGGTATTGTTGAAACTGAATATCTTAGTATATCAGACCCAATCAGATTAGATAGTGGAGAAACACTTGAAGAGATTACTGTTGCTTATGAAACTTATGGGGAACTCAATAAAGAAAAATCCAATGCCATTTTAATTTGCCATGCTCTGACCGGTGATGCTCATGCTGCAGGATGGCACGAGGGAGATAAAAAACCCGGATGGTGGGAAATGGTAATCGGCCCTGGAAAAGCGTTGGATAGTGAAAAATACTTTATAATATGTTCTAATGTACTTGGGGGATGTAAGGGAACAACAGGTCCAAGTTCAATCAATCCCAAAACAGGTAAGGAGTACGGTCTTGATTTTCCGGTAATTACAATTAATGACATGGTTAAAGTTCAAAAAGAGTTAGTTGCTTCTTTTGGAATTAATCAGTTGTTTGCGGTTATCGGAGGGTCTATGGGTGGAATGCAGGTTCTTGAATGGATGGTATCCTACCCGTCAATGATGAAAAAGGCAATACCTATAGCTACAGCAGCAAGGTCTTCACCTCAGCAGATAGCCTTTAATGCGGTAGGCCGTCAGTCTATATTTTCAGACCCTGAATGGAACAACGGAAATTACTATGAAACCGGAGAAATCCCTAGAAACGGTCTGTCTCTGGCACGTATGATTGCTCATATTACCTATTTAAGCGATGAATCAATGGATATTAAATTTGGACGCGGCCTTCAGGACAAGGATGAAATAAGCTATGACTTTACACTTGATTTTCAAGTTGAAAGCTATTTAAAACATCAGGGCGAAACTTTTGTAAAACGTTTTGATGCGAATAGCTATCTGTTCATAACAAAAGCAGTTGATTTGTTTGACCTTTCCATTAATGACTCTTTAATTGATGGATTTAAAGGCATTGAATCCAAAATTAAAATTATTTCTGTTGATTCAGATTGGCTATATCCAACCGAGCAGAGTATGGACATTGTAACTGCCCTTAATGCTAACAATGTTGAGGTATCCTTTTCAGAAATAAAGTCCAACTATGGTCATGATGCCTTTTTACTTGAAAGAGGACAACTCAATTATATTTTCTCCAATTTCTTATCAGAAAATGTTGTTGGGGATTTGATGATGGAAAAAGTCGCCACAATTAAGGAAAATTCAAATGTTGTAGAAGCGGCTAAACTAATGCTGGACAAGCATGTAACTCATATTCCGGTTGTTACTGACAGTTGCCAACTTATCGGAATTGTTACAAGCTGGGATCTGTCTAAATCCATTGCGACAAAATCCAATCATCTAAAGGACATAATGACAAAAGATGTCCATTACTGTAATGCAGATGATCCTATTGAGGAAATCTCACGTAAAATGCGTAAGTTTGACATATCCTGTCTTCCTGTAGTTAATGAAGACATGAAGGTTGTAGGCATTATTACAACCGATCAGATTAGTAATTTAATAAGTTAAATTACTTCTTTTTTTATTATTTCAATTTTTTGGAGTCGTTTATTATTTCTCGTAAATCTAAGTTTATTGATGGCGCTAAAAAGGCTATTCCAATCACATTTGGATATATTCCAATGGGGATTGGCTATGCTGCTATAGCTATTAAGGCAGGTATGACTCCTCTGCAGACAGTTTCAATGTCTTTTTTAGTTTATGCAGGTGCAGGTCAAATCATTGCCGCTTCAATGGTTTTAGGCGGAGCCAGTGTGATTGCAATTGTTTTAACTAACTTTGTAGTAAATTTAAGGTATTTTGTAATGTCAACATGTGTTTTAAATAAAGTTGAGAAATCAAGTTTGCCTTTAAATATCCTGTCTGCTCATTTGACTGTTGATGAATCCTTTGCAATGTTTTCATTAAGCGAAGATTCAAGCATATGGATTTATCTGGGAATTGCACTAACAGCATGGCTTTCATGGTGTTTGGGGGCAGGAATAGGTGTGGTTATATTGGATATGCTTCCTGTTATCGTTACAAATAGTTTTAATATTTCCCTTTATGCATTATTTGTTGCAATTCTGATTCCTGCCATAAAGGAAAGCAAACAGATTGCACTTTTAGTTGCAGTAACTGCAGTTTTAAATGTGGTCTTATCACAATTTCTGGGAAACTGGTCACTGATTGTTTCAACACTTCTTGGTGCGGCAGCTGGAATGCATATTGTCGATGATGGATATCTGCTTTCAGGTGATGCCTAATGAATTATGTGGATCTGGTTGTTTTAGGCTGTGCTATTGTAACATTTGTTCCAAGGTTAATTCCGGCTTTGTTTATCGATAAACTTAATTTCTCACCAAAAGTTGAGAAGTTCTTAAATTTAATCCCGTATACGGCTCTTGCAGCTTTAATATGTCCGGGAGTACTGACTGTTGATAATCAGTTGTGGTATATTGGATTGATTGGAGCTGTTGTGGCTGCAGGACTTGCCTGGAAGAAAGTTCCCCTTGGGGCTATTGTAATTTTAACTGTGGCTGTTTTGATAATGGTTTATTCAATTGTTCCATTTTTCTAATTTTTAAGATTCCAAGTAAAACAGATAAAAGGATGCTTGCTTAAACATCCTTGAGGCTAAAGTAAATATATGAGATGGCTATTCCAAATAGAAAGGTTATGGCTATTGCAAGTAATGGTGTGGTTATTCTGCAGGGATATTGGGATACTGTGTTTGAACTAACAATATATGAAGCCATCCACGGCAAATATGGACCCCAACTGCAACTATAACTTAATAAGTTTGCAAGGATTAACACTGATCCAGCAATCATCGATGGAACAATATTTTTCATAATCATTGATAGGAATATAAAAGGGGTCATCACTAAAGAGAGCAAAAATCCGCCAAATAACATTTCACCAAGATAATGCAGTGCCATATTTAAGGTTAGGCCGACTCCACCTCCTAAAAAACCGAAGATGAGAGTTCCTATAAAAGTAACGCCAAACAATAATAATGTCCAAATTAGGAATACTATATATTTTCCAATCAAATACTCAAAGTCAGATATTGGGCTTGTTAATACCAATTTTAAGGTGTGTTCGTTGTATTCTCTGCCTATTAAATAAGAAATAATGATGCATAGGATAAATACTGCAAATAAACCTGTCATATATAGATTTGTTTCAATGAACATTTCTGAAAACTTTAAAATAAAGCTTGGAGTGTCTGATCTCATTTCTAAAACTCCCATATACATTAGAAAGGGAGGTATAAGTCCGCTTAATAAACTTAAAAAGAACAGTTTTGAATTTTTTAGTTTTATAAATTCAGTTTGAATAAAAATTAACATTAAAATCACCTATAACCTAAGATCTTTTTTTGTTAAATAAAGATATGATAAACTTAAACCTACAATGAAAGTTGCTGAAATAATAAAAAAGACAATAAACGGATCAGTTGTATAATTAGCTATTTCCCCTGCAGATGCGATAGCCGGAAGAGTCCATGGCCAGTATATTGCTTGACTGTGGCCATATGCGATTATATTTCCAAATGTTAAAATTGCAGCAGCAATCATTGCCGGAACCATATTCTTCATCAGCATTGAAATAAATATCAGTGGGCTCATAACTAGGAATAATAAAAACCCTCCAAATATCATTTCACTAAAATACTTTAAAATCAAATCAACACTTATTCCAACTGTTCCAGTAATATATGAAAGCAATAATGAAGCTATAAAGCATACGGTACATAATATTAAAATCCAAATTAAAAATGCAACTGATTTACCCAGCAAATATTTAGCTCTTGAAATCGGAGTAGGTAAAACTGATTTTATTGTATGTTCACTGAACTCGCGGCTAAAGAGATAAGCTACTGCAATTGTTATAAGAAGAACTCCGAAAATACATAGCATATATAAATTTGTTTGACTTGAAAGGAGTGCAAAAGTAATAGGCTCTCCATAATCCAGCCTTCCGGATAATCCTAAATGAACAAGTAAAGCTGGAGTTATTGAAGCAAGCAGGCTTAATAAAAATATTTTGGAATTTTTCAATTTAAAAAACTCCATTCTAACAAAGTTAAGCATAAATTTCACCGTATCTTTCTTTTTTCTCAATCAATTTTGTGAAGTATTCTTCTAGACTT includes these proteins:
- a CDS encoding RNA-binding protein, with amino-acid sequence MVVKIKKRNFLKKKKIKEIRDELGEYGNLLQGKKNVEILEAEPHSFILVDGEPYIILINEKPFPTLKAALANEIDAKTVTVDMGAIRFVSNGADIMSPGIVDASEGVESGDIVLIIDETHGKPLAIGISLISGEEMVENDSGKAVETKHYVGDDIWNFEL
- a CDS encoding ABC transporter permease; this encodes MLNFVRMEFFKLKNSKIFLLSLLASITPALLVHLGLSGRLDYGEPITFALLSSQTNLYMLCIFGVLLITIAVAYLFSREFSEHTIKSVLPTPISRAKYLLGKSVAFLIWILILCTVCFIASLLLSYITGTVGISVDLILKYFSEMIFGGFLLFLVMSPLIFISMLMKNMVPAMIAAAILTFGNIIAYGHSQAIYWPWTLPAIASAGEIANYTTDPFIVFFIISATFIVGLSLSYLYLTKKDLRL
- a CDS encoding AzlD domain-containing protein, which codes for MNYVDLVVLGCAIVTFVPRLIPALFIDKLNFSPKVEKFLNLIPYTALAALICPGVLTVDNQLWYIGLIGAVVAAGLAWKKVPLGAIVILTVAVLIMVYSIVPFF
- a CDS encoding AzlC family ABC transporter permease gives rise to the protein MESFIISRKSKFIDGAKKAIPITFGYIPMGIGYAAIAIKAGMTPLQTVSMSFLVYAGAGQIIAASMVLGGASVIAIVLTNFVVNLRYFVMSTCVLNKVEKSSLPLNILSAHLTVDESFAMFSLSEDSSIWIYLGIALTAWLSWCLGAGIGVVILDMLPVIVTNSFNISLYALFVAILIPAIKESKQIALLVAVTAVLNVVLSQFLGNWSLIVSTLLGAAAGMHIVDDGYLLSGDA
- a CDS encoding homoserine O-acetyltransferase; amino-acid sequence: MNKESVGIVETEYLSISDPIRLDSGETLEEITVAYETYGELNKEKSNAILICHALTGDAHAAGWHEGDKKPGWWEMVIGPGKALDSEKYFIICSNVLGGCKGTTGPSSINPKTGKEYGLDFPVITINDMVKVQKELVASFGINQLFAVIGGSMGGMQVLEWMVSYPSMMKKAIPIATAARSSPQQIAFNAVGRQSIFSDPEWNNGNYYETGEIPRNGLSLARMIAHITYLSDESMDIKFGRGLQDKDEISYDFTLDFQVESYLKHQGETFVKRFDANSYLFITKAVDLFDLSINDSLIDGFKGIESKIKIISVDSDWLYPTEQSMDIVTALNANNVEVSFSEIKSNYGHDAFLLERGQLNYIFSNFLSENVVGDLMMEKVATIKENSNVVEAAKLMLDKHVTHIPVVTDSCQLIGIVTSWDLSKSIATKSNHLKDIMTKDVHYCNADDPIEEISRKMRKFDISCLPVVNEDMKVVGIITTDQISNLIS
- the rnc gene encoding ribonuclease III — translated: MNLYEKFGIKTDNEHLYDIAFTHGSYSTNHNLDYNYERLEFLGDSVLGVIVSEYLYKLYPHYEEGKLTKLRANYVCQVALIHYSHELGLDEYLKIASVESNLTKNEILSITADIFESFLGAIFLDQGWDFAKQFVANSIFKYIDEHKIFFADYKSAMKEYGDVKELDISYKILEEYGVPHDKTFIIAIMIDDVEMGVGKGKNKKEAEQAAAKIAIEKLNIKVF
- a CDS encoding C45 family peptidase — protein: MFDLSKDRMESIETIKKITDYDDYNVYSIEIKYDYNIDNVTPVIEGNPDSQQLMELAFADALPGVDVEFEAPDYGCSAFTMPNDEKFLFGRNYDFAFDSSAMLVRCTPKKGYKSIGFAALSHIYDNDPEISMKTKASCLIAPYICLDGINEKGLGIAVLTETSEPTVQKTGKPVLLTTVLIRLILDNASTTEDAVELIRQYDVFASSGRDYHFYITDKTGDGMVVEFDPEKEERPMVVTKFKAATNFYGMHIDKVKPNRINGIYGKGKERYDSIMDIIDNGGNGMADTWKALKASAQDPNPEDITSNTQWSIAYDLDKLECEMTLRRHWDDILKFKLDE
- a CDS encoding pyridoxal kinase, with amino-acid sequence MNKENKNIKKDEIILYNRKDDYIPRVVAIHDLCGYGKCSLGIAIPVLSAAGCDVCPVPTGLFSNHTAYPNWYMHDTTEILNDYLNTWKEIGVDADAIYSGFLGSKEQVDVIKSVYKTYPHALKIVDPVMADHGEVYPTYNDELCQAMADLACEADILTPNLTEAAIILGEPIGEKWGGANIDDAEAHRIVNALLDRGAKYVVLKGIQREDGIIRNFVGGKDMGIVEASNEFLPYMLHGTGDLYASALLAAVMVGKNLAEAVEFAGNITHDAMLVSSKQPDFQDRGVNFESLLGQVTDLFI
- a CDS encoding type II toxin-antitoxin system antitoxin SocA domain-containing protein, with amino-acid sequence MTLNREKYIDLIMYILSECYTKSNLGKTVLCSILYSVDFNHYELYGELLTRETYIKSKKGIKPKHFKEITEELILKKQLFLRKEAYYHRTLHRYYLTVIPQNRFSEKELEIIDFSIRMLRDKNASTIMKYIIKDPPLLMADFGEDIDCKYVFSRNNKYSIIKIRLNK
- a CDS encoding ABC transporter permease, whose translation is MLIFIQTEFIKLKNSKLFFLSLLSGLIPPFLMYMGVLEMRSDTPSFILKFSEMFIETNLYMTGLFAVFILCIIISYLIGREYNEHTLKLVLTSPISDFEYLIGKYIVFLIWTLLLFGVTFIGTLIFGFLGGGVGLTLNMALHYLGEMLFGGFLLSLVMTPFIFLSMIMKNIVPSMIAGSVLILANLLSYSCSWGPYLPWMASYIVSSNTVSQYPCRITTPLLAIAITFLFGIAISYIYFSLKDV
- a CDS encoding 50S ribosomal protein L37e gives rise to the protein MSKGTPSMGKKNKKTHIRCRRCGRNTYHVRKKVCASCGFGKSKKIRRYSWQNKKPTTRQRLV
- the arfB gene encoding 2-amino-5-formylamino-6-ribosylaminopyrimidin-4(3H)-one 5'-monophosphate deformylase, yielding MAELRYRAGNIQNPTVHKIGIIALGSHLENHGPALPIDIDAKIGAHIAFQSSLQTGAKFLGIIFPAYELDTIDHGVHVSLETLKENVIDTLNNAKKFLNIEKVVIVNAHGGNIPLMTELWDIEDKTDLVIIFNNKVISSEGPHGGSGELSMAKVLGIVNEDEVKNQANIDKYEEVGLYGFKQARSDDPNIEEGACDIEENGVYVDEEYGERLFNLSINSVILDVEKLLDF
- a CDS encoding LSm family protein, producing MSGQNVQRPLDALGKSVDTPVLIKLKGDREFRGILKSFDLHMNLVLNDAEELQDGEVTRRLGVVLIRGDNIVYISP